A genomic region of Arachis hypogaea cultivar Tifrunner chromosome 5, arahy.Tifrunner.gnm2.J5K5, whole genome shotgun sequence contains the following coding sequences:
- the LOC112800117 gene encoding disease resistance protein RGA2-like, producing the protein MATDALLGILIGNLNTFVQNEIAALSGVDSQIQDLSENLSAIRALFQDAAEEQFTSHGMKDWLNKLSDAMHVLEDILEECSMESNRLQSGGWLARFHPKTILFHHAISKRIKDMVKRFQRIEEERRRFQLPVRVTQRQQEDDDQRQTISSIPEHPMYGRVKDKEKIVDFLTKHACCNDGVSVYPVVGMGGLGKTTLCRWVFNHDKVIQHFDLRIWVCVSTNFNMMRILEYILESTTGQNPNLSTLEAMQNKVQQVLLGKRYLLVLDDVWDNVKWEDLKSVLNCRGSGIKGVSVLVTTRDPSVASVMTPCNSHHLQPLTENDNWSLFTHYAFGLNNQQPAKLVEIGKEIVRRCVGNPLASKVLGSLLRNKKEEKHWLNVLESKFWDIDDVMGALRISYFRLKPASRQCFSFCAIYPEDFQISKEQLIHLWMANGLIKSRGNLEVEDVADEVWEELCQRSFFQEVRIDVYGNTTFQIHDLFLELIQSVVGEECKVYDKSASLINLSRRVHHISYSGFLEELNQSTFKNVESLRTFINLDQPKGNFLTTQTLILHDMPICNSLRALHTRSSQLSTLKSLTNLRYLNIYDSYITTLPKCVSRLQKLQILKLEHCRYLTCLPKHLTKLKDLTHLIIERCWSLVSMPPKMGELKHLKTLNTFIADSKSRHCLAELHDLQLGGRLHIKGLKNVQSERDAKAF; encoded by the coding sequence ATGGCAACCGATGCTTTGCTTGGAATTCTGATTGGAAACTTGAACACTTTTGTCCAGAATGAGATTGCAGCACTTTCTGGTGTTGACTCGCAGATCCAAGACCTGTCTGAAAATCTCAGTGCAATCCGTGCGTTATTCCAAGATGCTGCAGAGGAGCAATTTACAAGCCATGGCATGAAGGACTGGCTGAATAAACTTTCTGATGCCATGCACGTGCTGGAAGATATCTTGGAAGAATGTTCAATGGAATCCAACCGTCTTCAAAGTGGAGGGTGGCTAGCCCGCTTCCATCCCAAGACAATTTTGTTTCATCATGCTATCAGCAAGAGGATCAAAGACATGGTCAAGAGGTTCCAACGTattgaagaagaaaggaggaggTTTCAACTGCCTGTGAGAGTCACCCAGAGGCAACAAGAAGATGATGATCAGCGTCAAACTATTTCTTCCATCCCTGAGCACCCTATGTATGGAAGAGTCAAAGATAAAGAGAAGATTGTAGACTTTCTCACCAAGCATGCCTGTTGCAATGATGGTGTCTCTGTGTATCCCGTTGTTGGTATGGGGGGTCTCGGAAAAACAACACTTTGTCGATGGGTCTTCAACCATGACAAGGTGATCCAACATTTTGATTTGAGAATTTGGGTTTGTGTCTCTACTAACTTCAATATGATGAGAATCCTAGAGTATATTCTAGAATCTACCACTGGACAGAACCCGAACCTCTCCACCTTAGAAGCAATGCAAAACAAAGTTCAACAAGTACTGCTGGGAAAACGGTATTTGCTCGTTCTAGATGATGTGTGGGACAATGTCAAATGGGAGGATCTGAAGTCTGTGTTGAATTGTAGAGGTAGTGGAATCAAAGGAGTTTCAGTTTTGGTCACCACACGAGATCCGAGTGTGGCATCTGTCATGACACCATGCAATAGTCATCACTTGCAGCCTTTAACTGAGAATGACAATTGGTCATTGTTCACACACTATGCATTTGGTCTAAACAACCAGCAGCCTGCAAAGCTGGTGGAGATTGGCAAGGAGATTGTGCGAAGATGCGTGGGTAATCCTCTGGCATCCAAAGTTCTTGGAAGCCTTTTGCGCAATAAAAAAGAGGAAAAACACTGGCTCAATGTGTTGGAAAGTAAGTTTTGGGATATTGATGATGTCATGGGTGCTCTAAGAATAAGTTATTTTCGCTTGAAACCAGCATCAAGGCAATGCTTTTCATTTTGTGCCATCTATCCTGAAGATTTTCAAATCTCAAAGGAACAACTAATTCATCTTTGGATGGCCAATGGACTAATCAAGTCCAGAGGGAATTTGGAGGTTGAAGATGTAGCTGACGAAGTATGGGAGGAACTATGCCAGAGATCATTTTTTCAAGAAGTAAGGATTGATGTATATGGAAACACCACTTTCCAGATCCATGACTTATTCCTTGAACTTATCCAATCTGTAGTGGGAGAAGAGTGTAAAGTTTATGATAAGTCTGCAAGCTTGATTAATTTATCAAGAAGGGTCCACCATATAAGTTACTCTGGCTTTCTTGAGGAGTTAAATCAAAGTACATTCAAGAATGTTGAGTCTTTGAGGACTTTTATTAATCTTGATCAGCCAAAGGGAAATTTCCTTACCACTCAGACATTGATTTTACATGATATGCCAATCTGCAATTCTCTCCGAGCATTGCATACAAGATCTTCTCAACTCTCAACACTGAAGAGTTTAACAAATTTGAGGTACTTGAATATTTATGATAGCTATATCACAACGTTGCCAAAATGTGTTTCCAGGCTGCAGAAACTGCAAATACTAAAGCTAGAACATTGTCGCTATCTCACTTGTTTGCCCAAACACTTGACAAAGTTGAAGGATCTCACACATCTCATAATTGAAAGATGTTGGTCATTAGTATCAATGCCTCCAAAAATGGGGGAGTTGAAACATCTAAAAACACTGAATACTTTTATTGCGGATTCAAAATCCAGACATTGCTTAGCAGAGTTACATGATTTACAGCTTGGAGGAAGACTACACATTAAAGGCCTCAAGAATGTCCAAAGTGAACGTGATGCTAAAGCATTTTAG
- the LOC112800114 gene encoding disease resistance protein RGA2-like encodes MCIAFSPISELSFVLAFQMAESLLQMVIENLQAFAQDELATLWGVHSQIQELSGNLAAIHAVLQDAEEKQIRERAVKLWLQKLSDAAHVLDDILDECSIESNRLHSDQCLTRLDPVTIIFRRDIGKRMKEMVDRFRQIDEERRRFELRGRVPERQQENEAWRQTCSGITEHKIYGREQDTENIVEFLSRSADSSNDLSVYPIVGMGGLGKTTLVQWVYNDKKVIEHFHLRIWVCVSTEFNTMRILESIVESTSGHNPNLSTLEALKNKVQEILLGKRYLLVLDDMWSTDKWEDLKSVLLCGGGTKGAAVLVTTRVESVASVMGTCPAHHLSPLSQDDNWLLFKYHAFGSDKVERRELVAIGKEIVKKCGGSPLASKALGSLLRNKKEEIQWVNVLESKFWDILEDDAIIVRALKISYFHLKLSLRQCFAFCAIFPQDFRMEKEQLIHLWMANGLIKSKGKLEIEDVGNEAWEELCQRSFFQEVEIDELGRTTFKMHDLFHELAQSIMGEECRVYDESASLTNLSTRVHHVTCLKPEMEVNMDPFKKAESLRSMINLHPFDHRNLNGLPPFNSLRALRTNASQLSALKSLTHLRYLNLRRSGITTLPECVSRLQKLQILKLEDCLYLSCLPKHLTQLKDLRHLLIEECHSLVEMPPNIGELKCLRTLNLFIVDKKEGRGLSELRDLQLGGKLRIKGLENVINEGDARDANLSAKKKLENLYLSWGSSDSRRGANAERILEALEPPSNLKSFGMNGYSGVELPSWMQNTSILSSLVMVILYDCKNCKHLPPLGKLPHLTVLYVSGMKDVKYIDEDSYDGVDEKAFKSLKDLTLSKLPNLEGMLRDERVEMLPVLSKLRVSCVPKIKLPLLPSLEHIWIEGTGSDSDHGDSDSEDMALSFLEAIVENMRRVKVLHIEHFPTLKALPHELGSLNSLQELELYFCDRLESFSENVVQGLGSLRTLTINRCKELKSLSEGVRHLTCLERLDIIYCPKLVTLPSSMNQLVSLRHSFICSCDTLPEGLQHVPSLQSLDVCDIRSIPEWLGDLTSLQKLRLSSKGLRSLPSSIRNLPNLRELSIDGCHKELQKRCTKVTGQDWQAIAHIPQFKLVPIHEETFSDKIRSKWRSWQLRRDRRRHHFNMFDYLVEGIFYYNM; translated from the exons ATGTGCATAGCATTCAGTCCAATATCTGAGCTTTCATTCGTTCTAGCTTTTCAAATGGCTGAATCTCTACTTCAAATGGTTATTGAAAACTTGCAAGCTTTTGCTCAGGACGAGCTTGCAACTCTTTGGGGCGTCCACTCGCAGATTCAAGAGCTGTCAGGGAACCTTGCTGCAATCCACGCAGTGCTCCAAGATGCTGAAGAGAAGCAGATCAGAGAGCGTGCTGTGAAGCTTTGGCTGCAGAAGCTTTCAGATGCAGCTCACGTGCTTGATGATATCTTAGATGAATGTTCAATAGAGTCCAACCGTCTACACAGTGACCAGTGCTTAACTCGTCTTGATCCTGTGACGATTATTTTTCGTCGAGACATCGGTAAGAGGATGAAAGAGATGGTTGACAGGTTTCGTCAAATTGATGAAGAAAGGAGAAGGTTTGAATTGCGTGGAAGAGTTCCAGAGAGGCAACAAGAGAATGAAGCATGGCGCCAGACATGTTCTGGTATCACTGAGCACAAGATCTATGGAAGGGAGCAAGACACAGAAAATATTGTGGAGTTTCTTTCAAGGAGTGCTGATAGCAGTAACGACCTCTCTGTTTATCCAATTGTTGGCATGGGGGGACTTGGAAAAACAACACTTGTCCAATGGGTTTACAATGACAAGAAGGTAATTGAACATTTCCATCTGAGAATTTGGGTTTGTGTTTCCACTGAATTCAATACCATGAGAATTCTAGAGTCCATTGTGGAATCTACAAGTGGACATAACCCGAACCTCTCTACTTTAGAAGCACTGAAAAACAAAGTTCAAGAAATACTGCTAGGCAAAAGGTATTTACTTGTTCTAGACGATATGTGGAGCACGGACAAATGGGAGGACTTGAAGTCTGTTTTGCTTTGCGGAGGTGGAACAAAAGGTGCTGCAGTTTTGGTCACTACCCGAGTTGAGAGTGTTGCATCTGTCATGGGAACATGCCCTGCTCATCACTTGTCACCGTTATCCCAGGATGACAATTGGTTATTGTTCAAATACCATGCATTTGGATCAGACAAAGTGGAGCGCAGAGAGCTTGTGGCAATAGGCAAGGAGATTGTAAAGAAATGTGGTGGTTCCCCTCTTGCATCTAAAGCACTTGGAAGCCTTTTGCGCAATAAAAAAGAGGAAATACAGTGGGTGAATGTATTGGAAAGTAAGTTTTGGGACATACTTGAGGATGATGCTATTATTGTACGTGCTTTGAAAATCAGCTACTTCCATTTGAAGTTGTCATTAAGACAATGCTTTGCTTTTTGTGCCATTTTCCCCCAAGATTTTCGAATGGAAAAAGAGCAACTTATTCATCTTTGGATGGCCAATGGTTTGATCAAATCCAAAGGGAAGTTGGAGATTGAGGATGTTGGTAATGAGGCTTGGGAGGAATTATGTCAGAGATCATTTTTCCAAGAAGTTGAGATTGATGAATTGGGAAGAACTACATTCAAGATGCATGATTTATTTCATGAACTTGCCCAATCCATAATGGGAGAAGAGTGCAGAGTTTATGATGAGTCTGCAAGCTTGACCAATTTGTCTACAAGGGTCCACCATGTCACTTGTTTAAAACCAGAGATGGAGGTAAACATGGATCCCTTCAAGAAAGCTGAATCCTTGAGGAGTATGATTAATCTTCATCCATTTGATCATCGCAATCTTAATGGGTTGCCACCATTCAATTCTCTCCGTGCACTACGTACAAATGCTTCTCAACTCTCAGCACTGAAGAGTTTAACGCATTTGAGGTACCTAAATCTGCGTAGGAGCGGTATCACAACACTGCCTGAATGTGTTTCGAGGTTACAAAAATTGCAGATTCTGAAGTTAGAAGACTGTCTATATCTTTCTTGTTTGCCCAAACACTTAACACAATTGAAAGATCTTAGACATCTCCTAATTGAAGAATGTCATTCATTAGTAGAGATGCCTCCGAATATCGGGGAGTTGAAATGTTTGAGAACATTGAATCTTTTTATTGTGGATAAAAAGGAAGGGCGTGGGTTATCAGAGTTGCGTGATTTACAGCTTGGAGGCAAACTACGCATCAAGGGGCTTGAAAATGTCATAAATGAGGGTGATGCTAGAGATGCTAATTTGAGTGCTAAGAAGAAGTTGGAAAACTTATACCTGTCATGGGGCTCCTCTGATTCAAGGCGTGGTGCCAATGCTGAGAGAATACTTGAAGCCCTTGAGCCTCCCTCCAATCTCAAGAGTTTTGGGATGAATGGTTACAGCGGAGTAGAGTTGCCTAGCTGGATGCAAAATACTTCAATTCTTTCCAGCTTAGTTATGGTGATACTCTATGATTGCAAGAACTGCAAGCACCTTCCTCCGCTGGGTAAATTACCACATTTAACTGTTCTTTATGTATCTGGAATGAAAGATGTGAAGTACATCGATGAGGACTCATATGATGGCGTGGATGAGAAGGCATTCAAATCGTTGAAGGACCTGACCTTATCGAAGCTGCCAAACTTGGAAGGGATGTTACGAGATGAAAGAGTAGAAATGCTTCCAGTTCTTTCTAAATTAAGGGTCTCGTGTGTCCCTAAGATTAAGTTGCCACTCCTTCCATCTCTAGAGCACATTTGGATTGAAGGAACAGGGTCAGACTCTGATCATGGTGATAGTGATAGTGAAGACATGGCTTTGTCTTTCCTGGAAGCTATTGTGGAGAATATGCGTCGTGTTAAGGTCCTCCATATTGAACACTTTCCTACACTCAAGGCATTACCCCATGAACTAGGCAGCCTCAATTCACTACAAGAGTTAGAACTCTACTTTTGCGATAGACTTGAGTCTTTTTCAGAGAACGTGGTGCAAGGTTTGGGTTCACTTCGAACTTTGACTATTAATCGTTGTAAGGAACTGAAATCTTTGTCTGAAGGTGTGAGACATCTAACTTGTCTGGAGCGCCTTGATATCATATACTGTCCAAAGCTGGTGACTCTACCGAGTAGCATGAATCAGCTAGTTTCCCTTCGTCATAGTTTCATCTGTTCTTGTGATACATTGCCAGAAGGCTTACAACATGTCCCTTCCCTCCAAAGTTTGGATGTGTGTGACATACGTTCAATTCCTGAGTGGTTGGGGGACTTAACTTCTCTTCAAAAGTTACGTCTCTCCAGTAAGGGGTTAAGGTCACTGCCCAGTAGCATCCGAAACCTGCCCAACTTGCGTGAGCTATCTATTGATGGGTGCCATAAGGAGCTGCAGAAGCGATGCACCAAAGTAACAGGACAGGATTGGCAGGCCATTGCTCACATCCCACAATTCAAACTGGTTCCCATTCATGAAGAAACATTTTCTG ATAAAATCAGATCCAAATGGAGATCATGGCAGCTAAGAAGAGATCGACGTCGTCATCATTTCAATATGTTTGACTATCTGGTTGAAGGGATCTTTTATTACAATATGTGA
- the LOC112799900 gene encoding putative disease resistance protein RGA4, with protein sequence MATHALLGILIGNLYTFVQNEIAALSGVDSQTQDLSENLSAIRALFQDAAEDQFTSHVMKDWLKKLSDAAHVLEDILEECSMESNRLQSEGWLARFHPKTILFRHAISKRMKDMVKRFQLIDDDRRRFQLPLGVRQRQQEDDDLRQTSSAITEHQMYGRDQDRHKIVDFLTQHASSIDGLSVYPIVGMGGLGKTTLARWVFNDDRVKQHFDLRIWVCVSTNFNMMKILQSIIESCTGVNPNLSTLEAMQSKVQQVFLDKRCLLVLDDVWENDKWEDLKSVLNSRGSETKGVSILVTTRDQIVASAMETCPTQSHHLQPLPKDENWSLFTHYAFGPNKEQPAKLVEIGKEIVRRCVGNPLASKVVGSLLRNKREEKQWLNVLESKFWDIDAVMGALRMSYFHLKPSARQCFCFCALYPEDFRISKEQLIHLWMANGLLEVEDEGNRQWEELLQRSFFQEVSIDANGNTTFKVHDLFLDLARCIVGEEYKAYDESASLTNLSRRVHHVSYSGLPELNQNTLKNIESLRTFIDRYPAITSVLVQYQALVLSEVQLCNSLRALRTRSSQLSTLKSLTHLRYLNIYNSYITKLPKCVSRLQKLQILKLEQCHFLTCLSKHILKLKDLRHLLIEGCQALVEMPPKMGELKQLKTLNIFIVDSKSRHGLAELHDLQLGGRLHIKGLENVLSEHDARERVLEALEPPPNLKNLGINGYRGSQFPGWIPPLGKLPHLEGLYVCGMKDVKYIDEDSYDGVEEKVAFKSLKELTLLKLPKLERIVRDEGVEMLPLVSKVTISCSPNLKLPLLQSVEALEI encoded by the exons ATGGCAACTCATGCTTTGCTTGGAATTCTGATTGGAAACTTGTACACTTTTGTCCAGAATGAGATTGCAGCACTTTCTGGTGTTGACTCACAGACCCAAGACCTGTCTGAAAATCTCAGTGCAATCCGTGCGTTATTCCAAGATGCTGCAGAGGACCAATTTACAAGCCATGTCATGAAGGACTGGCTGAAGAAGCTTTCCGATGCTGCACATGTGTTGGAAGATATCTTGGAAGAATGTTCAATGGAATCCAACCGTCTCCAAAGTGAAGGGTGGTTAGCCCGCTTCCATCCCAAGACTATTTTGTTTCGTCATGCTATCAGCAAGAGGATGAAAGACATGGTCAAGAGGTTCCAGCTTATAGATGATGATAGGAGAAGGTTTCAGCTGCCTCTGGGAGTCAGACAAAGGCAACAAGAAGATGATGATCTGCGGCAAACTAGTTCTGCCATCACTGAGCACCAGATGTATGGAAGAGACCAAGATAGACACAAGATTGTAGACTTTCTCACACAGCATGCTAGTAGCATTGATGGCCTCTCTGTGTATCCCATTGTTGGTATGGGAGGTCTTGGCAAAACAACACTTGCTCGATGGGTCTTCAATGATGACAGGGTGAAACAACATTTTGATTTGAGAATTTGGGTTTGTGTTTCTACAaacttcaatatgatgaaaattctACAGTCCATTATAGAATCCTGCACCGGAGTGAACCCAAACCTCTCCACTTTAGAAGCAATGCAAAGCAAAGTTCAACAAGTGTTTCTGGACAAACGGTGTTTGCTTGTTCTAGATGATGTGTGGGAGAATGACAAATGGGAGGACTTGAAGTCTGTGCTGAATTCTAGAGGAAGTGAAACCAAAGGTGTTTCAATTTTGGTCACAACACGTGATCAGATTGTTGCATCTGCCATGGAAACATGCCCTACTCAATCTCATCACTTACAGCCATTACCTAAGGATGAGAATTGGTCATTGTTCACACACTATGCATTTGGTCCAAACAAGGAGCAGCCTGCAAAGCTGGTGGAGATTGGCAAGGAAATCGTCAGAAGATGTGTGGGTAATCCCCTTGCATCCAAAGTTGTTGGAAGCCTTTTGCGTAATAAAAGAGAGGAAAAACAATGGCTCAATGTGTTGGAAAGTAAGTTTTGGGACATTGATGCTGTCATGGGTGCTTTGAGAATGAGTTATTTTCATTTGAAGCCATCAGCACGGCAATGCTTTTGTTTTTGTGCTCTCTATCCTGAAGATTTTCGAATCTCAAAGGAACAGCTAATTCATCTTTGGATGGCCAATGGACTTTTGGAGGTTGAAGATGAGGGTAACCGGCAATGGGAGGAGCTGCTCCAGAGATCATTTTTTCAAGAAGTATCGATTGACGCGAATGGAAACACCACCTTCAAGGTTCATGACTTATTCCTTGATCTTGCCCGCTGCATAGTGGGAGAAGAGTATAAAGCTTATGATGAGTCTGCAAGCTTAACCAATTTGTCAAGAAGGGTCCACCATGTAAGTTACTCTGGCTTGCCTGAGTTAAATCAGAATACCTTGAAGAATATTGAGTCCTTGAGGACTTTTATTGATCGTTATCCAGCAATTACCAGTGTCCTCGTCCAATATCAAGCATTGGTTTTGTCTGAAGTGCAGTTATGTAATTCTCTCCGAGCATTGCGTACAAGATCTTCTCAACTCTCAACACTGAAGAGTTTAACACATTTGAGGTACTTGAATATCTACAATAGTTACATTACGAAGTTGCCAAAATGTGTTTCTAGGCTGCAGAAATTGCAAATTCTAAAGCTAGAACAATGCCATTTTCTTACTTGTCTGTCCAAACACATATTAAAGTTGAAGGATCTCAGGCATCTCTTAATTGAAGGATGTCAGGCATTAGTAGAAATGCCTCCAAAAATGGGAGAGTTGAAACAACTAAAAACACTGAATATTTTTATTGTGGATTCAAAATCCAGACATGGCTTAGCAGAGCTACATGATTTACAGCTTGGTGGAAGACTACACATTAAAGGTCTCGAGAATGTCCTGAGCGAACATGATGCTAGAGAG AGAGTACTTGAAGCCCTTGAGCCTCCCCCTAATCTCAAGAATTTAGGGATTAATGGTTATAGGGGATCACAATTCCCTGGTTGG ATTCCTCCACTTGGTAAATTACCACATTTAGAAGGTCTTTATGTATGTGGTATGAAAGATGTGAAGTACATTGATGAAGACTCGTATGATGGAGTGGAGGAGAAGGTGGCCTTTAAGTCCCTAAAGGAACTAACTCTGTTAAAGTTGCCAAAGTTAGAGAGGATTGTAAGGGACGAAGGAGTAGAGATGCTCCCACTTGTTTCCAAAGTAACCATTTCATGCAGCCCCAATTTGAAGTTACCACTCCTTCAATCCGTGGAGGCACTTGAAATCTGA